A genomic region of Prevotella scopos JCM 17725 contains the following coding sequences:
- a CDS encoding T9SS type A sorting domain-containing protein — MKRLFTLFYAMLLGAVPLMAQGNRIFEFVDGAGKTIDNGKTVSVAKIEEFVPGVPEAGMTMPADISVRNISGEKQNVVIVGTIKKLKGEAIEICFPTSCKMWDKVATFTSEEGELSADKKVTKSLEMKFNLGAETQGKGVCTIKLQLFTVKKKGDKLVKDKMGPYITVNFDEALALGINDVSYGKAVSYDVYNLQGVLIGKNLTSLQDLSKGTYVVKTVDNKGGVTTKKFVVR, encoded by the coding sequence ATGAAAAGATTATTTACCCTTTTTTATGCCATGTTACTTGGCGCTGTGCCTTTGATGGCACAAGGAAATCGTATTTTTGAGTTTGTCGATGGTGCAGGAAAGACCATTGACAATGGCAAAACTGTATCAGTCGCTAAGATTGAAGAGTTTGTTCCTGGTGTCCCTGAAGCTGGAATGACAATGCCTGCTGACATCTCCGTCCGTAATATCTCAGGAGAGAAACAAAACGTTGTCATCGTCGGTACTATTAAGAAATTGAAGGGAGAAGCAATAGAAATTTGCTTCCCAACTAGTTGTAAAATGTGGGACAAGGTCGCAACATTCACGTCTGAGGAGGGCGAATTAAGCGCCGACAAGAAGGTTACCAAGTCATTGGAGATGAAGTTTAATCTTGGTGCGGAAACACAAGGTAAAGGCGTTTGTACTATCAAGTTACAGTTGTTTACTGTTAAGAAGAAAGGTGACAAATTGGTGAAAGACAAGATGGGACCTTATATAACAGTCAACTTTGATGAAGCTTTAGCTTTAGGTATCAACGATGTCAGCTATGGCAAAGCCGTTAGCTACGATGTTTACAACTTACAGGGCGTACTCATTGGTAAAAATCTCACATCATTGCAGGATCTCTCCAAAGGTACTTATGTAGTGAAGACAGTTGATAATAAGGGGGGCGTAACCACCAAGAAGTTCGTTGTTCGCTAA
- a CDS encoding Fur family transcriptional regulator, with translation MDPVYDKLTTLGIRPSIQRVAIMKYLATHRTHPTVEEVFLALKKHLPTVSRTTVYNTLRMLSEHGAASMITIDDHRVCYDGITEPHAHFFCKRCEKVFDFEAMEMPRYTGEIGKGFRIDDTQLYYKGICPQCLEAMKESEELN, from the coding sequence ATGGATCCTGTATATGACAAACTAACAACTTTGGGTATTCGCCCATCAATCCAACGCGTTGCAATCATGAAATATTTGGCAACTCATCGGACGCATCCAACAGTGGAAGAGGTTTTTCTTGCATTAAAGAAACATCTTCCTACAGTGAGCCGTACAACTGTTTATAACACACTGAGAATGTTATCAGAACATGGTGCTGCATCAATGATTACCATTGATGACCATCGCGTATGCTATGATGGTATAACCGAGCCACATGCACACTTCTTCTGCAAGCGTTGCGAGAAGGTTTTCGACTTTGAAGCAATGGAGATGCCTCGTTACACAGGTGAAATTGGTAAAGGCTTCAGAATTGACGATACTCAGCTTTATTATAAAGGTATTTGTCCTCAGTGCCTTGAAGCAATGAAAGAGAGTGAGGAACTGAACTAA
- a CDS encoding DUF6029 family protein, whose translation MKTYIIAGLLLCVPHMEMWAQENNNEKLNLTGSVQSDVLIPQEDEKTGATKSSGDFLTNTYIDLNATSKYVDAGLRLEYLKHPLPGFENDFKGWGVPNFYVKGRYKTAELTLGTFYEQFGLGFILRTYEERSLGIDNSLLGARLLVKPVKGVTLKVLSGKQRRYWKYNHALVSGGDVELNLDEWFKALKDKTYITVGASFVNKHEGDEDIMTDATHRLNLPHNVNAFDVRASLQHGAFSVLAEYAMKGQDPSFDNGYIYRNGYVAMLSGSYSKRGMSVLLQAKRSVNMAFRSARSMTGTSSFINHLPPFTMEHSYALAALYPYATQPGGEWAYQGVFGYTFPKHTFLGGKYGTSMKLNVSHVHGIRRNEKGGKGSDGYGSAFWAWGPSTYYQDINLQMEKKLSKSVKLNLMYMNQLYNKTVIEGEGGVIHSDIFIADAKFKLASKATLRTEVQYLSTKDDDGDWLFGLAEFSLAPSWMFTISDMYNSGKTNLHYYQGLVTFLKGAHRIQVGYGRTRSGYNCSGGVCRYIPASKGFTLSYNYNF comes from the coding sequence ATGAAAACTTATATCATAGCAGGTTTGCTGCTCTGTGTTCCTCACATGGAAATGTGGGCGCAGGAAAACAACAATGAAAAACTAAACCTTACGGGAAGTGTACAGAGCGATGTGCTTATCCCACAGGAGGATGAGAAAACGGGTGCAACAAAATCTTCAGGTGATTTCCTAACGAATACTTATATTGACCTCAACGCAACAAGTAAGTATGTAGATGCTGGACTACGTTTGGAGTATCTTAAGCATCCGCTTCCTGGTTTTGAAAATGATTTCAAAGGATGGGGTGTACCGAACTTTTATGTTAAAGGTCGGTATAAAACAGCCGAGCTTACACTTGGTACCTTTTATGAACAGTTTGGCTTAGGCTTCATTCTGCGCACGTATGAAGAGCGCAGTTTAGGCATTGATAACTCTCTACTTGGAGCACGCCTATTGGTTAAACCAGTGAAAGGTGTAACCCTTAAGGTTCTTTCTGGAAAGCAACGTCGCTATTGGAAATATAATCATGCACTTGTTTCAGGAGGAGATGTAGAACTCAATCTTGATGAATGGTTCAAAGCATTGAAAGATAAGACATATATCACTGTAGGTGCTTCATTTGTCAATAAACATGAAGGTGACGAAGACATTATGACAGATGCTACGCACAGATTAAATCTTCCACATAATGTAAACGCATTTGATGTTCGCGCTAGTTTACAACATGGTGCTTTCTCTGTTCTTGCTGAGTATGCCATGAAAGGGCAGGATCCTTCGTTCGACAATGGCTATATCTATCGTAATGGATATGTTGCGATGCTCTCTGGCTCTTATTCAAAACGTGGAATGAGTGTACTTCTTCAAGCAAAACGAAGCGTAAATATGGCCTTCAGAAGTGCTCGCAGTATGACGGGAACTTCTTCGTTTATCAATCATTTGCCACCTTTTACGATGGAACATAGCTATGCGCTTGCAGCATTATATCCTTATGCGACACAGCCTGGTGGTGAATGGGCATATCAAGGAGTGTTTGGATATACCTTCCCTAAACATACTTTCCTTGGAGGAAAATATGGAACGAGTATGAAGTTGAATGTCTCTCATGTACATGGCATACGTAGAAATGAAAAAGGTGGAAAGGGTAGTGATGGATACGGCTCTGCTTTCTGGGCATGGGGACCATCTACTTATTATCAGGATATTAACTTACAGATGGAGAAGAAACTATCTAAGTCTGTTAAGTTGAACCTTATGTATATGAATCAACTCTACAATAAAACTGTCATTGAGGGTGAGGGAGGCGTGATTCATTCTGATATTTTCATTGCTGATGCAAAGTTCAAATTGGCGTCAAAGGCTACTTTACGTACAGAAGTACAGTATCTTTCTACAAAAGATGATGATGGGGATTGGCTCTTTGGTCTCGCGGAATTTTCACTTGCACCATCTTGGATGTTCACCATTTCAGACATGTATAATAGTGGTAAGACTAATTTACATTACTACCAAGGTCTTGTAACTTTCTTGAAGGGTGCACATCGCATACAAGTGGGATACGGAAGAACACGTAGTGGTTACAACTGCTCAGGTGGAGTCTGCAGATATATTCCTGCAAGTAAAGGATTTACACTTTCTTACAATTATAACTTCTAA
- a CDS encoding TlpA family protein disulfide reductase — MRKIFLLLLSISLSVVLHAQNGLPKVTLKNIEGKSVDVSSITNDGKPIIISFFATWCKPCNRELKAIHEVYSDWQEETGVKLIAVSIDQAQNINKVKPLVSTNGWTYEVLLDPNSDLKRALGVQLIPYVLLLDGKGNIVYKHNGYTDGAEFELYEKVKSLCGK; from the coding sequence ATGAGAAAAATCTTTTTACTACTGTTGTCTATTTCGTTGAGTGTTGTACTTCATGCACAAAATGGATTACCCAAAGTAACTCTTAAGAATATTGAGGGTAAAAGTGTTGACGTATCATCGATTACAAATGATGGAAAGCCTATCATTATCTCTTTTTTTGCAACTTGGTGTAAACCTTGTAATCGTGAATTGAAGGCCATTCATGAAGTTTATTCAGATTGGCAAGAGGAAACTGGCGTGAAACTAATTGCAGTGTCTATTGATCAGGCGCAGAATATAAATAAGGTAAAGCCTCTTGTCAGTACCAACGGATGGACTTATGAGGTATTGCTTGATCCTAACAGCGATCTTAAACGTGCGCTCGGAGTACAATTAATCCCTTATGTCTTATTGCTGGATGGTAAGGGTAATATTGTGTACAAGCACAATGGTTATACTGATGGAGCTGAATTTGAGCTTTATGAAAAGGTAAAATCATTATGCGGTAAATAG
- a CDS encoding Omp28-related outer membrane protein, giving the protein MQKKSTLRLFLALSLALFQANAYAQVSTLPAQEAYVDINSNGVNLPISLSKMGKGVRSIEYTLTQGGKVIATKTINIPAQSMTSSGQSAVNVLIPPYNDTTVDELSLNIIKVNGQPTNMKEPYTTIIRKTLSQYATRKVVVEDYTAMWCGWCPRGLAMLSYLTRQHPNDFIGIAIHGSSDPLMCRDYSDMTSRISGYPTITFDRSVDSKDYSGENTFNSERRQGADMDVSVSAVWDRQKRNISITTKTTFRTRPYRNTYALAYVLTADGLQSRSYYQKNYFSGNRQYSGYTNELNYFVNAPSTISNFKFDHTAISALGITSGINGSISQIVVDKPQTHTASFDNISQYRVIQDKSKLHVVVLVLNTSTGKIVNADQCEISDHTPSGIESAPTTDEVVEVARYNISGALLDKPVKGLNIVKYSDGRIVKEIVK; this is encoded by the coding sequence ATGCAAAAAAAATCTACCTTAAGACTTTTTCTCGCATTGTCATTAGCTTTGTTCCAAGCAAATGCATACGCACAAGTATCTACCTTGCCTGCACAGGAGGCTTATGTAGATATTAACTCAAATGGTGTTAACCTGCCAATCTCACTTTCTAAGATGGGCAAAGGAGTGAGAAGCATAGAGTACACACTTACCCAAGGAGGTAAAGTAATCGCAACTAAAACAATAAACATCCCTGCCCAGAGCATGACGAGTTCTGGTCAGTCTGCTGTTAATGTGCTCATTCCACCATATAATGATACTACGGTTGACGAGCTTTCATTAAACATAATAAAAGTAAATGGTCAGCCAACCAATATGAAGGAGCCTTATACAACTATCATACGTAAGACGCTTTCACAGTATGCTACTCGCAAGGTTGTTGTAGAAGACTATACTGCTATGTGGTGTGGATGGTGCCCAAGAGGTTTGGCAATGCTTTCTTACCTTACGCGTCAACACCCAAATGATTTTATCGGTATTGCTATTCATGGCTCAAGTGATCCATTGATGTGTCGTGATTATTCTGATATGACTAGCAGGATAAGTGGATATCCTACTATAACCTTCGATCGGTCCGTAGATTCTAAAGACTACTCCGGTGAAAATACATTCAACTCGGAAAGAAGACAGGGTGCAGACATGGATGTGAGTGTATCAGCAGTTTGGGATAGACAGAAGCGCAATATTTCTATAACAACCAAAACGACTTTCCGTACAAGACCTTACAGAAACACGTATGCACTTGCTTATGTGTTGACAGCTGATGGTTTACAGAGTAGATCTTATTATCAAAAGAACTATTTTTCTGGCAATAGACAGTATAGCGGTTATACAAATGAGTTGAACTACTTTGTTAACGCTCCTAGTACAATAAGCAATTTCAAATTTGACCATACAGCAATCTCTGCTCTTGGTATTACAAGTGGTATAAATGGTAGTATTAGTCAGATTGTTGTTGACAAGCCTCAGACTCACACTGCTTCATTCGATAACATCTCACAGTATAGAGTTATCCAAGATAAATCTAAACTGCATGTTGTCGTATTGGTACTCAACACGTCAACAGGGAAAATCGTCAATGCAGACCAATGTGAAATCTCAGATCATACTCCATCGGGTATAGAGTCTGCTCCAACAACTGATGAGGTTGTAGAAGTAGCACGATATAATATCTCTGGAGCACTTCTCGACAAGCCTGTAAAGGGTTTGAATATCGTTAAATATAGTGATGGACGCATTGTAAAGGAAATCGTGAAATAG
- the ileS gene encoding isoleucine--tRNA ligase, producing the protein MAKKFAEHKGLDLVSTNQEILKAWEKKDIFHKSIDEREGEPQFIFFEGPPSANGHPGIHHVLARSIKDTFNRYKTMQGFQVHRKAGWDTHGLPVELGVEKELGITKKDIDNHASDKYISTEEYNHKCRENVMKFTAEWQQLTEQMGYFVDMEHPYITYDNKYIETLWWLLKQLYNKGLLYKGYTIQPYSPGAGTGLSSHELNQPGCYRDVKDTTVTAQFAIPTEDWKALVEKANLPKETWGKPCFVAWTTTPWTLPSNVALCVGPKIEYAIVETYNPYDAEKLTLVMAASRVAAYLKSEGEITDGGELPEYDRGDKYVPYRIVGRVMGTELEGLHYQQLMPWVKPVEQTGDFAPKFVNDYAAAHPEKVFASEDGRDKFVEMESEAFRIILGDYVTTDDGTGIVHIAPTFGADDAKVAKDANIPALYLISKKGQTRPMVDLQGKYFTIEELDQNFVKACVNEKAYGHHAGDYVKNAYDPRFNPDGVWDKKASEKEEDLNIILCMEMKQEGTAFNIQKHVHNYPHCWRTDKPILYYPLDSWFIKDTAKKERMVELNKTIRWQPESTGTGRFGNWLENLNDWNLSRSRFWGTPLPIWRDENRGEKCIGSVEELYNEIEKSVAAGIMEKNPLKEAGFVVGDFSQENYDKIDLHRPYVDDIVLVNDEEKPMHRESDLIDVWFDSGSMPYAQLHYPFEGEINAEGLKATGKTEAEYRDQLVHSCYEGIAVPPAFFPADFINEGVDQTRGWFFTLHAIATMVFDSVAFKNVISTGLVLDAKGNKMSKHVGNVTNPFEMMNKYGADPVRYYMMTNSEPWDNLKFDPEGVDECRRKFFGTLYNTYSFFALYANVDGYDATTCEAVKADAPEIDRWIISKLNSLIKGVTAELENYDPTRGGRLIDSFVNNDLSNWYVRLNRKRFWGKEMSADKKSAYDTLYTCLMTVARLLAPFAPFYADQLYSDLGGELESIHLDHWPVANEAVIDTDLEARMDMAQRITSMVLALRRKVNIKVRQPLAQIMIPAVDTTQKKHIEAVADLIKHEVNVKELTFVEGQGILVKKVKCNFRVMGKKFGKLMKQVAARMDALSQEEIAALETAGEFNFDLDGQPIKVEAADVEIISEDIPGWLVSNEGNLTVALEVELTEELRREGMARELINRIQNLRKETGLEITDRISVVIEPHTEAIAAVESFGDLIKTQVLANDITLAENNGTDVEFDDFKLRIEIKKN; encoded by the coding sequence ATGGCAAAGAAATTCGCCGAGCACAAGGGACTTGACCTTGTTAGCACAAATCAGGAAATATTGAAAGCGTGGGAGAAGAAGGATATCTTCCACAAAAGTATCGATGAGCGTGAGGGTGAGCCACAATTCATCTTCTTCGAGGGACCTCCATCAGCAAATGGACATCCTGGCATTCACCACGTATTGGCACGTTCTATTAAAGATACTTTCAATCGCTACAAGACAATGCAAGGTTTCCAAGTGCACCGTAAGGCGGGTTGGGACACACACGGATTGCCAGTAGAGTTAGGTGTAGAAAAAGAGTTAGGTATCACGAAGAAAGATATCGACAACCACGCATCTGATAAATATATTTCAACAGAGGAATACAACCATAAGTGTCGTGAGAATGTAATGAAGTTTACTGCTGAATGGCAGCAGTTGACAGAGCAGATGGGTTATTTCGTTGATATGGAACACCCATACATTACTTACGATAACAAATATATCGAGACATTGTGGTGGCTTCTTAAGCAACTCTATAACAAGGGCTTGCTGTATAAGGGCTACACTATTCAGCCATATTCACCAGGCGCAGGTACTGGTTTATCAAGCCATGAGCTGAATCAGCCTGGTTGCTATCGTGATGTAAAGGATACTACCGTTACTGCACAGTTTGCTATCCCTACAGAGGATTGGAAAGCATTGGTTGAAAAGGCAAACTTACCAAAGGAGACATGGGGTAAACCTTGCTTTGTTGCATGGACAACCACACCTTGGACCTTGCCTTCAAACGTTGCACTTTGTGTTGGTCCAAAGATTGAATACGCTATTGTTGAGACCTATAACCCATACGATGCAGAGAAACTAACACTCGTAATGGCTGCAAGTCGTGTAGCTGCCTACCTGAAGTCAGAAGGTGAGATTACCGATGGTGGTGAATTACCTGAGTACGATCGTGGAGACAAGTATGTTCCTTATCGTATCGTTGGTCGTGTGATGGGTACAGAGCTTGAAGGCTTACACTATCAGCAGTTGATGCCTTGGGTAAAGCCTGTTGAGCAGACAGGCGACTTTGCACCAAAGTTTGTGAACGACTATGCTGCAGCTCACCCAGAGAAGGTGTTTGCAAGTGAAGATGGTCGTGACAAGTTTGTAGAGATGGAGAGCGAGGCTTTCCGTATCATCCTTGGCGATTACGTCACAACAGATGATGGTACTGGTATTGTACACATTGCTCCTACCTTCGGTGCGGACGATGCTAAGGTGGCTAAGGATGCAAATATCCCAGCACTTTATCTGATTTCAAAGAAGGGACAGACTCGTCCTATGGTTGACCTCCAAGGTAAGTACTTTACTATCGAAGAGTTAGATCAGAACTTCGTTAAGGCTTGTGTAAATGAAAAGGCATACGGCCATCATGCTGGCGACTATGTGAAGAATGCATACGACCCTCGCTTCAACCCAGATGGTGTATGGGACAAGAAAGCTTCTGAAAAGGAAGAGGACTTGAACATCATCCTCTGTATGGAGATGAAGCAGGAAGGTACAGCTTTCAACATTCAGAAGCACGTACACAACTATCCTCACTGCTGGCGTACTGATAAGCCAATCCTCTACTACCCTCTTGATAGCTGGTTCATCAAGGACACTGCTAAGAAGGAACGTATGGTAGAGTTGAACAAGACTATCCGTTGGCAACCAGAGTCAACTGGTACTGGTCGCTTCGGTAACTGGCTTGAGAACTTGAATGACTGGAACCTCAGCCGTTCACGTTTCTGGGGAACACCACTTCCTATCTGGCGTGATGAGAATCGTGGTGAGAAGTGTATTGGTTCTGTAGAGGAACTTTACAACGAAATTGAAAAGTCTGTTGCTGCGGGTATCATGGAGAAGAATCCACTGAAAGAGGCGGGCTTCGTTGTTGGTGATTTCAGCCAAGAGAACTATGATAAGATTGATCTTCACCGTCCATACGTTGACGATATCGTCCTCGTAAATGATGAAGAAAAGCCAATGCATCGCGAATCAGACCTCATTGACGTTTGGTTCGATAGTGGTTCTATGCCATATGCGCAGCTCCATTATCCATTTGAGGGTGAGATTAATGCTGAAGGCTTGAAGGCTACGGGTAAGACTGAGGCTGAGTATCGTGACCAGTTGGTACACTCATGCTATGAGGGTATAGCTGTTCCACCAGCATTCTTCCCTGCAGACTTCATTAACGAGGGTGTTGACCAGACTCGTGGTTGGTTCTTCACACTCCATGCTATAGCAACAATGGTGTTTGACTCTGTTGCCTTTAAGAACGTGATTTCAACAGGTCTTGTGCTCGATGCAAAGGGTAACAAGATGAGTAAGCACGTGGGTAATGTGACCAACCCATTCGAGATGATGAATAAGTATGGTGCTGACCCTGTACGTTACTATATGATGACGAACAGCGAACCATGGGACAACTTGAAGTTCGACCCAGAAGGCGTTGACGAGTGTCGTCGTAAGTTCTTCGGCACCTTATATAATACATATAGCTTCTTTGCTCTTTATGCTAATGTTGATGGCTATGATGCCACAACATGTGAGGCAGTGAAGGCTGATGCACCAGAGATTGACCGTTGGATTATCTCTAAACTCAACTCACTCATTAAAGGTGTGACAGCAGAGTTAGAGAACTATGACCCAACACGTGGCGGTCGTCTCATCGATTCATTCGTTAACAATGACCTCAGTAACTGGTATGTTCGTTTGAATCGTAAACGTTTCTGGGGTAAGGAAATGAGTGCTGACAAGAAGAGTGCATACGACACATTGTACACTTGCTTGATGACTGTTGCACGTTTGTTGGCTCCATTCGCTCCATTCTATGCTGACCAGCTGTATTCAGACCTAGGTGGCGAATTAGAAAGCATCCACTTGGATCACTGGCCAGTAGCCAACGAGGCTGTCATTGATACTGACCTCGAGGCACGTATGGATATGGCTCAACGTATCACTTCAATGGTTTTGGCGCTTCGTCGTAAGGTGAACATCAAGGTTCGCCAGCCATTAGCACAGATAATGATTCCTGCTGTTGATACAACCCAGAAGAAGCATATTGAGGCAGTAGCCGACCTTATCAAACACGAGGTGAACGTAAAGGAGCTTACTTTCGTTGAGGGTCAAGGCATCCTTGTAAAGAAAGTGAAGTGTAACTTCCGCGTTATGGGTAAGAAGTTCGGAAAACTGATGAAGCAAGTTGCAGCCCGTATGGATGCACTTTCACAGGAAGAGATTGCTGCATTGGAAACTGCAGGCGAATTCAACTTCGACTTAGATGGTCAGCCTATTAAGGTAGAGGCTGCAGATGTTGAAATCATCTCAGAGGATATTCCAGGCTGGTTGGTAAGCAACGAGGGTAACCTGACAGTTGCTCTTGAAGTTGAGCTGACAGAAGAGCTCCGTCGTGAGGGTATGGCACGTGAGTTGATCAACCGCATACAGAACCTCCGTAAGGAAACGGGTCTTGAGATTACCGACCGCATCTCTGTTGTTATTGAACCACACACAGAGGCCATAGCAGCTGTTGAGTCATTTGGCGACCTGATTAAAACACAGGTTCTTGCAAATGACATAACGCTGGCGGAGAACAATGGAACAGATGTTGAGTTTGATGACTTCAAACTCCGTATTGAGATCAAAAAGAACTAA
- a CDS encoding lipoprotein signal peptidase — MSKQKKQSLIAALLIILLIVIDQIIKVVVKLNMNLGESIHIFDWFQIQFIENNGMAWGMELGSKLFLSLFRIVAIGFLLWYIYTRIKKGARMGYIIVLSMITAGAAGNIFDSLLYGQIFTASTPYFLEGATPATLVSWGEGYAPVLMGKVVDMFYFPLFHGTFPDWFPFWGGESFVFFSPIFNFADSCISVGVITIILFFRKDFNGWVPTIDKKLNDKEDIADNQ; from the coding sequence ATGAGCAAACAGAAAAAACAAAGTTTGATAGCAGCCTTGCTAATCATTCTATTAATAGTAATAGACCAGATTATTAAGGTTGTTGTCAAACTTAACATGAATTTAGGCGAATCAATCCATATCTTTGATTGGTTTCAGATTCAATTCATCGAGAACAATGGTATGGCTTGGGGTATGGAATTGGGAAGTAAACTCTTCCTGAGCTTATTCCGTATCGTTGCTATAGGCTTCCTATTATGGTATATCTATACTCGTATTAAAAAGGGAGCCAGAATGGGTTATATCATTGTGTTATCCATGATTACAGCCGGTGCTGCAGGTAACATCTTCGACTCCCTCCTCTATGGGCAGATTTTTACAGCTTCTACACCCTATTTTTTAGAAGGAGCCACACCAGCAACACTCGTATCATGGGGAGAAGGCTATGCGCCAGTACTGATGGGTAAGGTAGTAGATATGTTCTATTTCCCTCTTTTCCATGGTACATTCCCCGATTGGTTCCCCTTTTGGGGTGGTGAGTCATTTGTCTTCTTCTCACCAATATTCAACTTTGCTGACTCCTGCATCTCTGTAGGTGTCATTACAATCATCCTCTTCTTCCGTAAGGACTTCAATGGTTGGGTACCAACTATAGATAAGAAACTTAATGACAAAGAAGACATTGCTGATAATCAGTAG
- a CDS encoding TraR/DksA family transcriptional regulator, producing METKKRYTDEELEEFRTIVNERLAIAKSDYDETMKILMNKNTNDVNDTSPTYKALEEGSSNQTKEELVQMAQRQQKFIQALQAALVRINNKTYGIDRITGELIPKERLRIVPHATLSVASKMANKNH from the coding sequence ATGGAAACAAAGAAGCGTTATACCGATGAGGAACTCGAGGAGTTCCGCACGATAGTAAATGAAAGATTGGCTATTGCTAAGTCCGATTACGATGAGACGATGAAAATCCTGATGAACAAGAATACGAACGATGTTAATGACACATCACCTACGTATAAGGCATTGGAAGAAGGGAGTTCCAACCAAACGAAGGAGGAACTCGTCCAGATGGCGCAACGTCAGCAGAAATTTATCCAAGCGCTTCAGGCTGCGCTTGTCAGAATCAATAACAAGACTTACGGCATCGATCGTATTACTGGCGAATTGATACCGAAGGAGCGTTTACGCATTGTTCCACATGCAACATTGAGCGTAGCATCCAAGATGGCAAATAAAAATCACTAA
- a CDS encoding Omp28 family outer membrane lipoprotein, with protein sequence MNKIFPFIACILLMLSSCNSIDEDDRLIYVAPTAVGRCVLIEDFTGQTCLNCPRAALGIEELQKQYGADTVIAVAIHSGPLALKPSASVVGLRTDLGDLYYSHWKVESQPSGLINRKGAPTNDSQWASLVHNELQQQATVNIKLTVSYDATTKRAHVKTAMTSLGAAVSGKLQLWLVEDGIKAIQRMPDGKYNREYIHNHVLRKAINGDWGEDVTLDKTATMEKEADVQIDNGQMAEHMSVVAFVYNDEGVLQVTRQSITKP encoded by the coding sequence ATGAATAAGATTTTTCCTTTTATAGCATGTATTCTCTTGATGCTATCTTCGTGTAATAGTATTGATGAAGATGATCGTTTGATTTATGTGGCTCCTACAGCTGTGGGAAGGTGTGTATTGATCGAAGATTTTACAGGACAAACATGTCTCAATTGTCCTCGTGCTGCATTAGGCATCGAAGAACTTCAGAAACAATATGGTGCTGATACAGTGATTGCTGTCGCTATTCATTCCGGTCCCCTTGCATTGAAGCCTTCAGCTTCAGTAGTAGGGCTGCGTACTGATCTCGGTGACCTTTACTATTCACATTGGAAGGTTGAAAGTCAGCCATCGGGACTTATCAATCGTAAAGGTGCTCCTACGAATGATAGTCAGTGGGCATCCCTTGTTCATAATGAGCTCCAACAGCAGGCTACAGTTAACATCAAGCTGACTGTCAGCTATGATGCTACAACAAAACGTGCGCATGTTAAGACTGCTATGACCTCTTTGGGGGCAGCCGTTTCTGGTAAGTTACAACTCTGGTTAGTAGAAGATGGTATCAAAGCTATCCAGCGTATGCCCGACGGAAAGTACAATAGAGAGTACATACATAACCACGTTCTCAGAAAGGCCATCAATGGAGATTGGGGTGAGGATGTAACGCTTGACAAGACAGCAACGATGGAAAAGGAAGCTGATGTTCAGATTGATAATGGGCAGATGGCAGAGCATATGTCAGTTGTTGCTTTTGTTTACAACGATGAAGGGGTACTTCAAGTGACCCGTCAATCTATCACGAAACCTTAG